A genomic window from Triticum urartu cultivar G1812 chromosome 7, Tu2.1, whole genome shotgun sequence includes:
- the LOC125525570 gene encoding eukaryotic initiation factor 4A produces MAGMAPEGSQFDAKNYDSKMQELLSQGETEEFFTSYDEVHESFDDMGLQENLLRGIYAYGFEKPSAIQQRGIVPFCKGLDVIQQAQSGTGKTATFCSGILQQLDYGLVECQALVLAPTRELAQQIEKVMRALGDYLGVKVHACVGGTSVREDQRILASGVHVVVGTPGRVFDMLRRQSLRPDNIKMFVLDEADEMLSRGFKDQIYDIFQLLPGKIQVGVFSATMPPEALEITRKFMNKPVRILVKRDELTLEGIKQFYVNVEKEEWKLDTLCDLYETLAITQSVIFVNTRRKVDWLTDKMRGRDHTVSATHGDMDQNTRDIIMREFRSGSSRVLITTDLLARGIDVQQVSLVINYDLPTQPENYLHRIGRSGRFGRKGVAINFVTREDERMLFDIQKFYNVVIEELPANVADLL; encoded by the exons GGAAGGTTCCCAGTTTGACGCTAAGAACTATGATTCTAAGATGCAGGAGCTGCT GAGCCAAGGTGAGACTGAGGAGTTCTTCACCTCTTATGATGAAGTTCACGAGAGCTTTGATGACATGGGTCTCCAAGAGAACCTCCTGAGGGGAATTTATGCTTATG GTTTTGAGAAGCCTTCTGCCATCCAGCAAAGGGGAATCGTTCCTTTCTGCAAGGGCCTTGATGTTATCCAGCAAGCACAATCTGGAACAGGAAAGACTGCTACTTTCTGTTCTGGAATCCTCCAACAGCTTGACTATGGTTTGGTTGAGTGCCAGGCCTTGGTCCTTGCTCCCACCCGTGAGCTTGCACAGCAAATTGAGAAGGTCATGCGTGCACTTGGTGACTACTTGGGTGTGAAGGTTCATGCCTGTGTTGGAGGAACTTCAGTTCGTGAGGACCAAAGGATTCTTGCAAGTGGAGTGCATGTTGTTGTTGGTACGCCTGGGCGTGTGTTTGACATGCTCCGTAGGCAGTCTCTGCGCCCTGACAACATCAAGATGTTTGTCCTCGATGAAGCTGATGAGATGCTTTCCCGTGGTTTCAAGGATCAG ATTTATGACATCTTCCAGCTGCTCCCAGGGAAGATTCAAGTTGGTGTCTTCTCTGCTACCATGCCCCCTGAAGCCCTTGAGATTACCCGCAAGTTCATGAACAAGCCAGTGAGGATCCTTGTCAAGAGGGATGAGCTCACCCTTGAGGGTATCAAGCAGTTCTATGTCAATGTGGAGAAGGAAGAGTGGAAGCTTGACACACTGTGTGACCTGTACGAGACTCTTGCCATCACCCAGAGTGTCATCTTTGTGAACACCCGCCGCAAGGTGGACTGGCTCACCGACAAGATGAGGGGCAGGGACCACACCGTCTCCGCCACTCACGGAGACATGGACCAGAACACTAGGGACATCATCATGAGGGAGTTCAGATCAGGTTCTTCACGTGTTCTCATCACCACTGACCTGCTTGCGCGTGGTATTGATGTCCAGCAAGTGTCCCTGGTCATCAACTATGACCTCCCGACCCAGCCAGAGAACTACCTGCATCGCATCGGTCGTAGTGGTCGGTTCGGGAGGAAGGGTGTGGCCATCAACTTTGTGACCCGTGAAGATGAGAGGATGCTGTTTGACATCCAGAAGTTCTACAACGTGGTGATTGAAGAGCTCCCAGCCAACGTTGCCGACCTTCTGTGA